One genomic window of Clostridium taeniosporum includes the following:
- the pfkA gene encoding 6-phosphofructokinase produces MKKIAILTSGGDAPGMNAAIRAVVRTAIDRGLEVMGVQRGYSGLLNGELFAMSRSSVSDIIQRGGTILRTARCPEFKEEEVRKRAVKILNAYGVDALVVVGGDGSFMGAKLLSKLGIKTIGLPGTIDNDLAYTDFTIGFDTALNTIVDAINKIRDTSTSHERVSIIEVMGRDCGDLALHAGISSGAEAIIVPEMGEFDRDALCRTILEGKNHGKTHNIVILAEGIGGAEELSKYVEEVTGVETRATILGHIQRGGAPSASDRVLASRLGAKAVDVLLEGGTSKVIGIKDNQIIDQDIDEALAIESKFDIDLYNVAEILSR; encoded by the coding sequence ATGAAGAAAATAGCTATTTTAACAAGTGGTGGAGATGCACCAGGAATGAACGCAGCTATAAGAGCAGTGGTAAGAACAGCCATTGATAGAGGACTTGAAGTCATGGGAGTTCAAAGAGGCTATAGTGGGCTACTTAATGGTGAGTTATTTGCAATGAGTAGATCATCAGTATCTGATATTATTCAAAGAGGTGGAACAATCCTAAGAACTGCTAGATGCCCAGAGTTCAAAGAAGAAGAGGTAAGAAAAAGAGCAGTTAAAATATTAAATGCTTATGGCGTAGATGCACTAGTTGTTGTTGGTGGAGATGGATCTTTTATGGGAGCCAAGTTACTATCAAAACTAGGAATCAAAACTATAGGATTACCAGGAACAATAGATAATGACTTAGCTTATACAGACTTTACAATAGGATTTGATACAGCATTAAATACTATTGTTGATGCAATAAATAAAATAAGAGATACTTCAACTTCTCATGAAAGAGTTTCAATAATTGAAGTTATGGGAAGAGATTGTGGAGATTTAGCTCTTCATGCAGGTATTTCAAGCGGAGCAGAAGCTATAATAGTTCCAGAAATGGGAGAATTTGATAGAGATGCTCTTTGCAGAACTATATTAGAAGGAAAAAATCATGGAAAAACTCATAATATAGTTATTCTTGCAGAAGGTATTGGTGGAGCAGAAGAATTATCAAAATATGTTGAAGAAGTAACAGGAGTAGAAACAAGAGCTACAATCTTAGGTCATATTCAAAGAGGTGGAGCACCATCAGCTTCAGATAGAGTTTTAGCTTCAAGATTAGGAGCAAAAGCTGTAGATGTACTTTTAGAAGGTGGAACATCAAAAGTAATAGGAATTAAAGATAATCAAATTATAGACCAAGATATAGATGAAGCATTAGCTATCGAAAGTAAGTTTGATATAGATCTATATAATGTAGCCGAAATATTATCACGCTAA